The proteins below are encoded in one region of Corynebacterium felinum:
- a CDS encoding thiamine-phosphate kinase, translating into MARRNKVKNPTLAEVGEHAVIDTIMRHAPSTRNGDDAAVLDHGAPNSRTVITTDMLVEGRHFNLDWSNPAEIGRKAITQNFADVEAMGARPVAALLALSAPNYTRLQFVADLARGIGERVLDYGAELVGGDITDGENIVISVTAVGQLGGSLPALRLENARPGQILVASGGIGDSAAGYALISRFGREGVPEKFAPLIRAHCSTEMPPGRGFVARAAGVTAMTDNSDGLIADLGTLARRSGVSVNVLSETIAPSPLVREAAELVGEDPWKFVLSGGEDHTLVGTTFGPPPTGFRQIGTVVRHNSMGEVTVDSAHPHYREGWTSF; encoded by the coding sequence ATGGCCCGCCGCAACAAAGTAAAAAACCCCACCCTTGCCGAAGTGGGGGAGCACGCAGTTATCGACACCATTATGCGCCACGCCCCCTCAACACGCAACGGTGACGACGCCGCAGTCCTCGACCACGGTGCGCCCAACTCCCGCACCGTCATTACCACCGATATGCTCGTTGAAGGTCGTCACTTCAACCTCGACTGGTCTAATCCCGCTGAGATCGGGCGCAAAGCAATCACCCAAAACTTTGCCGACGTCGAAGCTATGGGAGCCCGTCCCGTTGCCGCGCTTTTGGCACTGTCTGCACCGAATTACACCCGACTGCAATTTGTTGCCGATCTAGCACGCGGCATTGGCGAACGCGTGTTGGACTACGGGGCAGAGCTTGTTGGCGGCGATATTACGGATGGCGAAAATATCGTGATCTCAGTGACCGCAGTGGGCCAACTCGGGGGATCACTGCCTGCACTCAGGCTGGAAAACGCGCGGCCGGGCCAAATACTGGTCGCCTCCGGTGGAATTGGGGATTCGGCAGCCGGATATGCGCTGATCTCGCGCTTCGGGCGTGAAGGAGTGCCCGAAAAATTCGCACCGCTTATCCGTGCGCACTGCTCGACTGAGATGCCACCTGGGCGCGGCTTTGTTGCACGCGCCGCAGGAGTGACCGCCATGACCGACAACTCTGACGGGCTCATTGCTGATCTAGGCACCCTTGCGCGCCGCTCGGGGGTCAGTGTCAATGTGCTCTCCGAAACTATCGCGCCAAGCCCACTGGTGCGCGAAGCCGCTGAGCTTGTGGGAGAAGACCCGTGGAAATTCGTCCTCAGCGGGGGAGAGGATCACACGCTTGTAGGCACTACTTTTGGTCCCCCGCCGACGGGTTTTCGTCAAATTGGCACCGTTGTTCGCCACAATTCCATGGGTGAAGTCACCGTTGATTCCGCACACCCTCATTATCGAGAAGGATGGACTAGTTTCTGA
- a CDS encoding uracil-DNA glycosylase: protein MSYFDQLPIHPTWKEALTPVADTINQVGEFLERETGLVLPPEEDRWRAFSQPVSHTKVLIVGQDPYPTPGHAMGLSFSLHPSVSPLARSVVNIFTELTEDIGCDRPKTGDLRGWADQGVMLLNRVLSVRGGAGQAGSHRGCGWESITEHVINVLAQRNQPIVAILWGKDAHKVAPLIEANPQSLVLCSAHPSPLSARRGFFGSRPFSQANAFLRGYGVEPISWAQANKAG, encoded by the coding sequence ATGAGCTACTTCGATCAACTTCCCATCCACCCCACGTGGAAAGAAGCGCTGACACCTGTTGCCGATACCATCAACCAGGTTGGTGAATTCCTCGAGCGTGAAACTGGGCTCGTCCTACCCCCAGAAGAAGATCGGTGGCGCGCCTTTTCTCAGCCTGTATCGCACACGAAGGTGCTTATTGTTGGCCAAGACCCTTATCCCACCCCAGGTCATGCCATGGGGCTATCGTTTAGCCTGCATCCGTCGGTGAGCCCGCTGGCGCGTAGTGTAGTCAATATTTTCACTGAGCTGACTGAAGATATTGGGTGTGACCGACCCAAAACTGGGGATTTGCGTGGCTGGGCGGATCAAGGTGTGATGCTGTTGAACCGAGTGCTGAGTGTACGTGGCGGAGCAGGGCAAGCTGGCAGCCACCGCGGGTGTGGTTGGGAGTCGATTACAGAGCATGTGATCAACGTGTTGGCACAGCGCAACCAACCTATTGTGGCGATTTTATGGGGCAAGGATGCACATAAAGTGGCGCCGTTGATCGAGGCGAACCCGCAGTCGTTGGTTTTATGTTCCGCGCACCCCTCGCCGTTGTCGGCTCGTCGTGGTTTCTTTGGGTCGAGGCCGTTTAGTCAGGCCAATGCTTTCCTGCGTGGTTATGGTGTGGAGCCGATTTCGTGGGCGCAGGCAAATAAGGCAGGCTAA
- a CDS encoding DAK2 domain-containing protein: protein MPKQYLDAHDLTGWARRVVAELEARRTEINALNVFPVPDSDTGSNMAYTMAAALREVDKLGETSDVSAVAAALASGSVRGARGNSGVVLSQVLRGLAHCAMSGRIDGESIRQSLAAGYNFVVKAITEPVEGTVITVLRAASIAADQAETSLLIDVVSQAADAARVALAKTPSQLQALRDAGVVDAGGRGLVILLDALVAEVEGRARDFTPPPVAGSVDMFGSITGARVVGQEVSVARVDRSFGQPEKLAEIVSHSASLPQAEKPAAGSGRDYLEVMFFIEHADLARVRSELQHLGDSFIVAELNAGTGHPTAATVHIHTRMAGKVIEKAFSLGQVSNLNLEVLPDRVEAEVFQGRCVVAVTPPGFLAQLYRDAGAHVVEFSGSDERDIVREVVATARATGRAEIIFLPNGILTKFQLTSVERSSQAFEQSMTILATGSLVKGLASLSVHDPQQPLAVDAYAMLEVAAAMRTARVVPAGKAKLTQAGPCGKDDVLAVTESETLAVAESVGDAVVAACRSLLASGGEQVTIVVDESCADDVDCQWVRAGLPKHVDVVMYPATGLGVLAEIGVE, encoded by the coding sequence ATGCCGAAACAATACTTGGATGCACACGATCTCACTGGGTGGGCGCGTCGCGTCGTCGCCGAGCTTGAGGCTAGGCGTACAGAAATTAATGCGCTCAACGTTTTCCCCGTACCTGATTCCGACACCGGCTCGAACATGGCGTATACCATGGCAGCGGCGTTACGTGAGGTGGATAAGCTGGGTGAAACTTCCGATGTGAGCGCGGTTGCGGCGGCGTTGGCATCGGGTTCTGTTCGGGGCGCGCGCGGCAATTCGGGTGTGGTGTTAAGCCAGGTGTTGCGTGGTTTGGCGCACTGTGCCATGTCGGGTCGGATTGATGGTGAAAGCATTCGCCAGTCGCTTGCTGCGGGCTACAATTTTGTGGTTAAGGCGATTACGGAGCCGGTTGAGGGCACGGTTATTACTGTGTTGCGGGCTGCGTCGATTGCGGCGGATCAGGCGGAGACGAGCTTGCTTATCGACGTCGTCAGCCAGGCTGCTGATGCCGCGAGGGTGGCATTGGCGAAGACTCCCTCACAGTTGCAGGCCTTGCGGGATGCGGGTGTTGTGGATGCGGGCGGTCGTGGTTTGGTGATTTTGCTGGATGCGCTTGTGGCTGAGGTGGAGGGGCGTGCGCGTGATTTTACGCCGCCTCCTGTGGCTGGCAGTGTGGATATGTTTGGTTCGATCACTGGTGCGCGTGTTGTGGGCCAGGAGGTGTCTGTTGCTCGGGTGGATCGGTCGTTTGGGCAGCCGGAGAAGTTGGCTGAGATTGTGAGTCATTCGGCTTCGCTTCCGCAGGCGGAGAAGCCTGCTGCTGGTAGTGGCCGCGATTATTTGGAAGTGATGTTCTTTATTGAGCATGCGGATTTGGCTAGGGTGCGTAGCGAATTGCAGCATTTGGGGGATAGTTTCATTGTTGCTGAGTTGAATGCGGGCACGGGGCATCCGACGGCGGCGACGGTGCATATTCATACCCGTATGGCGGGGAAGGTGATTGAGAAGGCTTTTAGTTTGGGCCAGGTGTCGAATCTCAATCTTGAGGTGTTGCCGGATCGCGTTGAGGCTGAGGTTTTTCAGGGCCGTTGTGTTGTTGCGGTTACTCCGCCGGGGTTTTTGGCCCAGTTGTATCGGGATGCGGGTGCGCATGTGGTGGAGTTTTCGGGTTCGGATGAGCGTGATATTGTGCGCGAAGTGGTGGCCACTGCGCGGGCGACTGGTCGGGCGGAGATTATTTTCCTGCCGAATGGGATATTGACGAAGTTCCAGCTGACGAGTGTGGAGCGTTCCAGTCAGGCTTTTGAGCAGTCGATGACGATTCTTGCTACTGGTAGTTTGGTGAAGGGTTTGGCGTCGTTGAGTGTGCATGATCCGCAGCAGCCGTTGGCTGTGGATGCGTATGCGATGCTTGAGGTGGCGGCTGCGATGCGTACGGCTCGTGTGGTTCCGGCGGGTAAGGCGAAGCTGACGCAGGCTGGTCCATGCGGGAAGGATGATGTGTTGGCGGTGACTGAGTCGGAAACGCTTGCTGTTGCAGAGTCAGTCGGAGATGCTGTGGTTGCTGCGTGTCGTAGTTTGTTGGCGAGTGGGGGCGAGCAGGTCACTATTGTGGTGGATGAAAGTTGTGCCGATGATGTTGATTGCCAGTGGGTGCGTGCTGGTTTGCCCAAGCATGTTGATGTTGTGATGTACCCTGCTACTGGTCTTGGTGTGCTGGCGGAAATCGGAGTGGAGTAG
- a CDS encoding ATP-dependent DNA helicase RecG, producing the protein MFLGWSDDRRLSTILPAKEARAIKRHLGYETAEELLQHYPRTFAQHRSTHRMDSLNEGDIVTCIGQITHIAQRDTGSTFIVTVTIFDGDHYIDAAFFRARWLLKVLRVGVFGMFTGKLKYFQGKPQLQHPDYLLFPHEPSSQAAGRGCGAQSPVPGGASMDSEQDYDFAALVSSMDQIPIYPAKKSLPTWRIMAAIAQVLASTPKVADPLGRFAPSDLPSFDETLRGLHNRSIDPLSPYLTRLVYDEALALSLVMAVRRTEATARVATALPRCEQGAQQALIESLPYELTCGQRRVMKEITVDLDRTHPMQRLLQGEVGSGKTVVSLVAMLQAVDNHQQCALLAPTEVLAHQHGVSLRSLLDAAGLQSVTVTVLTGSMGVKEKRDALLKIVSGDADIVVGTHSLIQDSVEFFDLGLCVIDEQHRFGVEQRDVLRTKGREGKTPHVLVMTATPIPRTVAITHFGDLSQSLLTELPGGRKPIQCFCVPAEFPRWVQRMWEVCVEQIALGHQVYVVYPRIESESGVEEMFEVLRTSVFQGHKVAMLHGKMAPEDKDAVMEDFASGATSVLVATTVIEVGIDVPNATVMVVMEAERFGASQLHQLRGRVGRGGNESFCFFCTEAQQGTPSFARVALLAETTDGFDVAALDLEMRREGDVLGKNQSGRERTVRFLDLLEHAPLIERANEDAQVIVAEDLELAKRLIRRYDDRSQDYLEKS; encoded by the coding sequence ATGTTTCTTGGGTGGAGTGATGATCGTCGGCTGTCGACGATTCTTCCGGCGAAGGAAGCGCGTGCGATCAAGCGCCACTTAGGGTATGAGACTGCGGAGGAGTTGCTGCAGCATTATCCGCGGACGTTTGCGCAGCATCGTTCAACGCATCGGATGGATAGCCTGAATGAGGGCGATATTGTCACCTGTATTGGGCAGATTACTCATATTGCGCAGCGTGATACGGGTTCGACGTTTATTGTGACGGTCACGATTTTTGATGGCGATCATTATATTGATGCGGCGTTTTTTCGGGCGCGGTGGTTGCTGAAGGTGCTGCGCGTTGGGGTGTTTGGCATGTTTACGGGCAAGCTGAAGTATTTTCAGGGCAAACCGCAGCTGCAGCACCCTGATTATTTGCTGTTCCCGCACGAGCCTTCGTCGCAGGCAGCAGGCCGGGGGTGTGGTGCGCAGTCGCCTGTTCCTGGTGGTGCGTCGATGGATTCGGAGCAGGATTATGATTTTGCTGCGCTTGTGTCGAGTATGGATCAGATTCCGATTTATCCTGCGAAAAAGTCGCTGCCGACCTGGCGTATTATGGCGGCTATTGCGCAGGTGCTTGCTTCTACGCCGAAGGTTGCTGATCCGCTCGGGCGTTTTGCGCCGAGTGATCTTCCTAGTTTTGATGAGACGCTTCGTGGTCTGCATAATCGCAGCATTGATCCGCTCTCGCCGTATCTTACTCGTTTGGTCTATGACGAGGCGCTTGCGTTGTCGCTGGTGATGGCGGTTCGTCGTACGGAGGCGACGGCGCGTGTGGCTACTGCGCTGCCGCGTTGTGAGCAGGGTGCGCAGCAGGCGTTGATTGAGTCTTTGCCTTATGAGCTGACTTGTGGGCAGCGTCGGGTGATGAAGGAAATCACGGTGGATTTGGATCGCACGCATCCTATGCAGCGTTTGCTTCAAGGCGAGGTGGGTTCTGGCAAGACTGTGGTGAGTTTGGTGGCGATGTTGCAGGCTGTTGATAATCATCAGCAGTGTGCTTTGTTGGCTCCGACTGAGGTGTTGGCGCATCAGCATGGGGTGAGTTTGCGGTCGCTTCTCGACGCCGCCGGCTTGCAGTCTGTGACTGTCACTGTGCTCACTGGCAGCATGGGGGTGAAAGAGAAACGTGATGCGCTGTTAAAGATTGTGTCGGGTGATGCAGATATTGTGGTGGGGACGCATTCGTTGATCCAGGATTCGGTGGAGTTTTTCGATCTTGGATTGTGTGTGATTGATGAGCAGCACCGTTTCGGGGTGGAGCAGCGTGATGTGTTGCGGACCAAAGGACGAGAGGGCAAGACTCCGCATGTGTTGGTGATGACAGCCACTCCTATTCCGCGCACCGTGGCGATTACGCATTTTGGTGATTTGTCGCAGTCTTTGCTTACGGAGCTTCCTGGTGGGCGTAAGCCTATTCAGTGTTTTTGTGTTCCGGCGGAGTTTCCGCGGTGGGTGCAGCGCATGTGGGAAGTATGTGTGGAGCAGATTGCTTTAGGCCATCAGGTGTATGTGGTCTATCCGCGCATCGAGTCGGAATCTGGTGTGGAGGAGATGTTTGAGGTTCTACGCACTTCTGTATTCCAAGGTCATAAGGTGGCGATGCTGCATGGCAAGATGGCGCCGGAAGATAAAGATGCGGTGATGGAAGATTTTGCCAGCGGGGCGACGTCGGTGTTGGTGGCCACCACGGTGATTGAGGTGGGTATTGATGTGCCGAATGCCACGGTGATGGTGGTGATGGAAGCGGAGCGTTTCGGTGCCTCGCAGTTACACCAGTTGCGTGGGCGTGTGGGCCGCGGTGGCAATGAGTCTTTTTGTTTCTTCTGTACTGAAGCGCAGCAGGGTACGCCAAGTTTTGCCAGGGTGGCGTTGTTGGCTGAAACTACGGATGGTTTTGATGTGGCTGCCTTGGATTTGGAGATGCGTCGCGAGGGCGATGTGTTGGGCAAGAATCAGTCGGGGCGGGAACGTACGGTGCGGTTTTTGGATTTGTTGGAGCATGCGCCGTTGATTGAGCGGGCCAATGAGGATGCTCAGGTGATTGTGGCGGAGGATCTTGAGTTGGCTAAGAGATTGATTCGTCGCTATGACGATCGCAGCCAAGATTATTTGGAAAAGTCATAA
- a CDS encoding biotin/lipoyl-containing protein gives MKICAPFAGIVHFKVSVGDVVSTGQELASVEAVKLETAVVAPGPGKVAQLHKGNFEDVLGGDVLLTVVEA, from the coding sequence ATGAAAATCTGTGCGCCTTTTGCAGGCATCGTTCATTTTAAAGTCTCGGTTGGTGATGTTGTCTCCACCGGGCAGGAGCTGGCAAGCGTGGAAGCTGTGAAGCTCGAAACTGCTGTGGTGGCTCCGGGCCCTGGTAAGGTTGCGCAGCTGCATAAGGGAAATTTTGAGGATGTCCTTGGTGGGGATGTGCTGCTGACTGTCGTGGAGGCGTAG
- the rsmD gene encoding 16S rRNA (guanine(966)-N(2))-methyltransferase RsmD: MTRIISGEARGRKIKVPPEGTRPTSDRAREGLFSSLQVRFGFQDAVVLDLFAGSGALGLEAASRGAAEVVLVESNPKACDIIRFNSSVVGHKNVQIAEMKASTYLASAPKEHFDMVLADPPYELDDAAVVEMVHALIPALVDGAAVVVERHRESPETAWPKCFVPTTQKLKKRTFGIARMDMAVFHRELVEDSVSDQQ; encoded by the coding sequence ATGACACGGATTATTTCTGGCGAGGCTCGCGGTCGCAAGATTAAGGTTCCGCCGGAGGGGACGCGCCCAACTTCTGATCGTGCACGTGAGGGGCTATTTTCTTCACTGCAGGTGCGTTTTGGTTTCCAGGATGCTGTGGTGCTGGATCTTTTTGCCGGCTCGGGTGCGTTGGGGTTGGAGGCTGCGTCGCGTGGTGCGGCTGAGGTTGTGCTGGTGGAGTCCAATCCGAAGGCCTGCGATATTATCCGCTTCAATTCGTCGGTTGTGGGCCATAAGAATGTGCAGATTGCTGAGATGAAGGCGTCGACATATCTTGCTTCAGCACCGAAGGAGCACTTCGATATGGTGTTGGCGGATCCACCGTATGAGCTGGATGATGCTGCTGTGGTGGAGATGGTGCATGCGCTCATTCCTGCGCTTGTCGACGGCGCCGCTGTGGTGGTTGAGCGTCATCGCGAATCCCCGGAGACGGCGTGGCCGAAGTGCTTTGTCCCAACAACGCAGAAGCTCAAGAAGCGCACGTTTGGTATTGCCCGGATGGATATGGCTGTTTTCCACCGCGAGTTGGTTGAGGATAGCGTGTCCGATCAGCAGTAG
- the coaD gene encoding pantetheine-phosphate adenylyltransferase, which yields MSSSIHRAVCPGSFDPVTMGHVDIFRRAARQFDEVTVLVTGNPNKTSGLFTVDERLELLRESCAGIANLRVDWWSGLLVDYAKEHGISVIVKGLRSSLDYEYEVPMAQMNRNLSGVDTMFLMTDPKYGHVSSTLCKEVIRFGGDIKDVLPAVVEQAIKRKYAPDELESE from the coding sequence ATGAGTTCTAGTATTCACCGTGCGGTGTGCCCGGGGTCCTTTGATCCGGTGACCATGGGGCATGTGGATATTTTTCGGCGTGCTGCCCGCCAGTTTGATGAAGTTACTGTGTTGGTGACGGGGAATCCGAATAAAACATCTGGCTTGTTTACTGTTGATGAGCGTTTGGAGTTGCTGCGCGAAAGCTGTGCGGGGATTGCGAATCTGCGTGTCGATTGGTGGTCTGGCCTGTTGGTGGATTACGCCAAGGAGCATGGGATTTCGGTGATTGTGAAGGGGCTTCGTTCCTCTTTGGATTACGAGTATGAGGTTCCCATGGCGCAGATGAATCGTAATTTGAGTGGTGTGGACACCATGTTTCTTATGACCGATCCGAAGTATGGTCATGTGTCTTCTACTTTGTGCAAAGAAGTTATTCGCTTTGGTGGGGATATCAAAGATGTGTTGCCTGCGGTGGTTGAGCAGGCTATTAAGCGCAAGTATGCGCCTGATGAATTGGAAAGTGAGTAA
- a CDS encoding sulfite exporter TauE/SafE family protein, with product MGLGLIVFLIVFTGSFLQRVSGMGLGLVAGPVLSVLLDPITGILVVNVLAVVNAAMTTASVRQWVDWHRFKLIAPVLLVGAIPGAWLITVTGPGLLQVIVGALLLFALALVTMGAKFMPEVRGNVPAVTSGIVGGFMNTLAGVAGPAITVYAQAAKWEQRSYAATLQPIFIVSGLVSILTKVVFIGTGTLTAIEPVVWVCGVAAMVVGIKAGTRVSAVFPREKARALALFLASAGGVTALVRGLLAL from the coding sequence ATCGGCCTCGGCTTGATTGTTTTTCTTATTGTTTTCACTGGCTCGTTTCTCCAACGCGTGTCGGGCATGGGTTTAGGGCTTGTGGCCGGTCCTGTGTTGAGTGTGTTGTTGGATCCGATTACGGGCATTTTGGTGGTAAATGTTCTTGCCGTGGTGAATGCCGCAATGACTACTGCGAGCGTGCGCCAGTGGGTGGATTGGCATCGTTTTAAGCTGATTGCGCCTGTGTTGTTAGTGGGTGCTATCCCAGGTGCGTGGCTGATTACTGTGACAGGTCCTGGTTTGTTGCAGGTTATTGTTGGCGCGCTGTTGTTGTTTGCGTTGGCGCTGGTCACCATGGGGGCGAAGTTTATGCCCGAAGTGCGGGGTAATGTTCCTGCGGTGACTTCCGGTATCGTCGGCGGGTTTATGAATACTCTTGCGGGTGTGGCGGGGCCTGCGATTACGGTGTATGCGCAGGCGGCAAAGTGGGAGCAGCGTTCCTATGCGGCCACGTTGCAGCCAATTTTTATTGTCTCGGGTCTTGTGTCGATTCTTACGAAGGTAGTTTTTATTGGCACAGGTACGTTAACGGCGATTGAGCCTGTGGTGTGGGTTTGTGGTGTTGCCGCGATGGTGGTGGGCATTAAGGCTGGTACTCGGGTGTCGGCGGTCTTTCCCCGTGAGAAGGCGCGTGCGTTGGCGTTGTTCTTGGCGTCAGCTGGCGGTGTGACTGCGTTGGTGCGCGGTTTGTTGGCGTTGTAG
- a CDS encoding sulfite exporter TauE/SafE family protein: protein MDALTAGFAQALGIAGVVLCGSVLQRVSGMGFGLLVGSVLSIMLGPIEGVLIVNIFALATSIVTTYSMRAHIDFQRLKFIAPFLLVGSIPGMYLIARTGTGLLQIIVGSVLLFSLALVVVGKKFLPPIRRMAPAAVAGAVAGFTSMIIGAGGPAITVYAQASKWDHRSFSSTLQPILLLAATISVSIKLVVLGFAPVQQTAVSVWVLGTVGMFVGTWIGTRLAGKIPRDKARSFTLVIATLGGISALIRGVAAL from the coding sequence GTGGATGCTTTAACTGCGGGTTTCGCGCAGGCGCTGGGTATCGCTGGCGTGGTGCTGTGCGGTTCGGTTTTGCAGCGCGTCTCAGGGATGGGATTTGGCCTGCTTGTCGGCTCCGTGTTGAGTATCATGTTGGGGCCGATTGAAGGTGTGTTGATTGTGAATATTTTTGCGCTTGCCACCTCGATTGTGACCACCTACAGCATGCGCGCGCATATTGACTTTCAGCGACTGAAGTTCATTGCCCCATTTTTGCTTGTTGGTTCAATCCCCGGCATGTATCTGATTGCCCGCACGGGTACTGGTCTTTTGCAGATCATTGTGGGTAGCGTGCTGTTGTTTTCTCTCGCGTTGGTTGTGGTGGGCAAGAAGTTTTTGCCGCCTATTCGTAGGATGGCTCCAGCAGCGGTGGCAGGTGCTGTTGCGGGGTTTACGAGCATGATTATTGGTGCGGGTGGGCCCGCGATCACGGTCTATGCGCAGGCGTCGAAGTGGGATCACCGAAGCTTTAGCTCAACGCTGCAGCCTATTTTGTTGTTGGCAGCGACGATCTCAGTTTCGATCAAATTGGTGGTGTTGGGTTTCGCACCGGTTCAGCAGACCGCTGTTTCTGTGTGGGTGTTGGGCACCGTGGGGATGTTTGTCGGCACTTGGATAGGCACGCGCCTTGCGGGCAAGATTCCTCGCGATAAGGCACGCTCGTTCACGCTGGTAATAGCCACGCTTGGCGGTATCAGTGCGCTGATTCGTGGTGTCGCAGCATTATAA
- a CDS encoding ABC transporter ATP-binding protein yields the protein MAEHDDVSITIDCSFGYESVIGEVTMEVHAGEFIAVTGANGSGKSTLISTIAGECEPREGIVRVVHGEHNVLVDPATPSAAGCVTRIAEPQFFPDLTIGEHIFLLSRKTGISEAELLARTQAWQLDELPNTFPSRLSSGQRQRAHLGMQLAVASPIIVLDEPERHVDSQWVKVLCQQLRQKAQSGSTIIVATHSPDVVTVADWELQL from the coding sequence ATGGCTGAGCATGATGACGTTTCGATCACCATCGACTGTAGCTTCGGTTATGAGAGTGTCATCGGGGAAGTGACCATGGAGGTTCACGCGGGTGAATTCATTGCAGTAACTGGCGCGAATGGTTCGGGCAAATCAACGTTGATCAGCACGATCGCCGGTGAATGTGAGCCACGGGAGGGAATCGTGCGAGTAGTGCACGGGGAGCACAACGTGCTAGTCGATCCAGCGACCCCATCAGCGGCAGGCTGTGTGACGAGGATTGCTGAGCCTCAGTTTTTCCCCGATCTCACTATTGGTGAGCACATCTTTTTGCTTTCTCGGAAAACAGGGATCTCAGAAGCTGAACTGCTCGCACGAACACAAGCATGGCAGTTGGATGAACTACCCAATACTTTTCCAAGCCGTCTTTCAAGTGGACAAAGGCAGCGCGCTCACCTTGGTATGCAGCTGGCTGTTGCCTCACCGATCATTGTTTTAGACGAACCCGAACGGCATGTGGATTCCCAGTGGGTTAAGGTTTTATGCCAGCAACTCAGGCAGAAAGCACAGTCGGGAAGCACAATTATCGTAGCCACCCATTCTCCCGATGTAGTCACGGTAGCTGATTGGGAGCTTCAACTGTGA
- a CDS encoding amino acid ABC transporter ATP-binding protein, with product MIHAQQVCKSFSGLEVLKGIDLEVPKGSVTCLIGPSGSGKSTLLRCVNHLEKITAGRLYVDGELIGYREKNGVLYEISEKAAARQRSDIGMVFQNFNLFPHRTALENVMEAPVHVKGIPVAQAREKALDLLAQVGLAHKADAYPSQLSGGQQQRVAIARAVAMEPKLMLFDEPTSALDPELVGEVLRVMRELAAQGMTMLVVTHEMGFAREVSDQVVFMDGGVVVESGSPDQVINNPQHERTQAFLSSIL from the coding sequence ATGATCCATGCCCAGCAGGTGTGTAAGTCTTTTTCTGGACTTGAGGTGCTCAAGGGTATTGATTTGGAGGTGCCGAAGGGTTCGGTGACCTGTTTGATTGGCCCTTCGGGTTCGGGTAAGTCGACATTGTTGCGGTGTGTGAATCACTTGGAGAAGATCACTGCTGGCCGGTTGTATGTTGATGGCGAGCTGATTGGTTACCGTGAGAAGAACGGTGTGCTGTATGAGATTTCGGAGAAGGCTGCAGCCCGGCAGCGCTCTGATATTGGTATGGTTTTCCAGAATTTTAATCTATTCCCGCACCGTACCGCCCTTGAGAATGTGATGGAGGCTCCCGTTCACGTGAAGGGGATCCCTGTAGCACAGGCTCGTGAGAAGGCGCTTGATTTGTTGGCGCAGGTGGGGTTGGCGCACAAGGCTGATGCGTACCCTTCGCAGTTGTCGGGTGGTCAGCAGCAGCGTGTGGCGATTGCCCGTGCTGTTGCGATGGAGCCGAAGTTGATGCTTTTCGACGAGCCCACCTCGGCGTTGGACCCAGAATTGGTCGGTGAGGTTCTTCGGGTAATGCGCGAATTGGCAGCCCAAGGCATGACGATGCTGGTGGTGACTCATGAAATGGGCTTTGCTCGTGAGGTCTCTGACCAGGTTGTGTTCATGGATGGCGGTGTTGTTGTGGAGTCTGGTTCACCTGATCAGGTGATTAATAATCCACAGCATGAGCGCACGCAGGCATTCTTGTCGAGCATTCTGTAG